The window AAAGATCAACACGCCCTAGTAATCTATGTTCGGAAAGCACTGTTAAACAGGAATCACCCTTTCTATAAAGATGCATTCCTGAGTCCAGTAAAAAGCCCATAATATCTTTACTATCAATTCGTTAGTAAAGCCCCTTCCCTAACAACCATGCGAACAAGATCACATGACTAACCTTTAGAATAATATTATATTGTTTACATAATACAGCAAGAAGAGAAACCAAAAAATGCTAAAAGGATTTATGTCTCTATTTGAAGATAAGTTTTCTAAACAAAATATCTTGGCGCAATTAGACAAAGATATCGCTTCTGGAGAGGGATTTTGGACAAGATTCAACCAGCACGATTTTGACATAAGTAAAACTAAGGAAGGGGATGATTTCAAATCAATAGTTCTTGTTCACATTAACTCCGCGATACTTGAGTATTGGCTTATCGAAAATAACTACGTTGAACCTCTACTAAGAAAGCAAAGGCAGCTAACATATGTTGATGAGTATGGAGATAAAAATACAGATGATTTTGACAAGGAAATTGATAAATTTGTAAAAAAAAGAAGGTACTCCATTGAAGACTACGTATATCAATCAGCTCCAAACTATTACAAAGAACTTGCTAAGTCATTTGACGGTGAGATCTATTTATTTACTGATGACTTAAGTGACTTACTATTAGGGATGAGTAGCGCTGTCTTTTCCGTGCTTTGGGATGCAGCAGAGACCTCAAGTGATACAGATAACTACCAAGAAGATAACGATGATATTACACCATATGAGTATGAGAAACTGATATCACAAAGACTTACTGAGCTAGGTTGGGACTCTTACGCTACTAGCGGCTCAGGAGATCAAGGAGCAGATGTACTAGCTGAAAAATATGGCGTTAGTATGGTAGTCCAGTGCAAAATGTACTCAAAGCCTGTAGGAAACAAAGCTGTTCAAGAAGTTTCTTCCGCTAGAGATTACTATGAAAAAGATCTCGCACTAGTAGTAACAAATAATGACTTTACCAAGTCTGCACGCCAGTTAGCTGACTCTCAACAAGTTTACTTGTTACATGACTCTCAGATTGAAGAATTCGATTCGCTCCTGTTCGCAGAAGAGCAGTAGTTAGCTGCCCTGTCAGAACTCACAATAAGGAGATAATATGAATTTTTCCGATTTCTCAGTCATAGGTTTAATTGTTCTTGCGGTACAAGCTATCATTCTGGCGATTTATACTGGATATCTTAAGAATGGGTATCTCCCAGAAAAAGGGAAACTACGAGCTTTAGCAGAAGAAAATGAAGATATACGCGAGAGACTAATTAAGAATACAGATATTGTGGAAAGCATACGTGACGATTTAGCAAACAAGTCATGGGCAATGCAGCAGGTATGGGCAGCAAAGAAAGCTTCATACGACCAAGTATGGAAGAACCTTCTAGATATGAAAGAGTATGTTTCTGACCGTATGGCCGTAGATGGCTCATACTACGAAATCTTCATAAACAACTGTGGCTATTCTGGCATTGATGAAGACATGTACCCAGAAGAGCAAGTCAAAGACTATTATGAAACTGCTGACCAAGAAATTAAATTGGAAAAGGAAAAATTCAATCGAAAATACAATACTGAACAGTATGTTTCAGAGCTGGAACTAAAAAAGAAGCAGTATATCAAAAACCTGAATATATCCATCAATAACATAGAGTTACAGTCTATATACTTATCTCCTGATATAGCAAAGGTAAGCTCCTTCCTGAAAGAACTAGTTTCACACCAATTCAAAGATAACTCATATACATGGGAAAACTCTGAACAAGGGAGCCTCTCTATGTGGGAATGGTACGAGCACATATTAGAAGAGTATGAAAGGCTATCGAACGAGATAGATCAACAAATGCTGTACGTTAAAAACCTCGCGAAGCAGGAACTACATCTTTGAGCAAAGAACTCTGACACTTATTTATTCAATTAATTCATAGCACTGACACGCACTAGACTTAACCATTTAAATGTGTCGCTTCGCCCCAACTTCAAAGTTGGAATGCAATTATCCGCGAACAGAGGTAAAACTCTCAACAGATAACAATGACTTGTACTGAGTGGCTCTGCTAGTCCTCAGAACAAGGATACAGCATGGATCTAGCCAGTGTGTATTTGGCGGTAAGAGTCGCAACGGCAATCGTTGTGCTAGTCACTTCTTGCGTAAAACTTTACAAAGAGCTGCGTAAGTAAACTATAGGTCAAATGAAAATCAAAACTTACCCTTAACGGGTCTCAGGACAACCAAAGTGAGTTAGTCTTGAATACATCGAAAAATAAATCTTAAATTAGTAGCGTCTTCACCTCGCATGATTGCCGAGTTTGGCGCTCT of the Vibrio lentus genome contains:
- a CDS encoding restriction endonuclease, translated to MSLFEDKFSKQNILAQLDKDIASGEGFWTRFNQHDFDISKTKEGDDFKSIVLVHINSAILEYWLIENNYVEPLLRKQRQLTYVDEYGDKNTDDFDKEIDKFVKKRRYSIEDYVYQSAPNYYKELAKSFDGEIYLFTDDLSDLLLGMSSAVFSVLWDAAETSSDTDNYQEDNDDITPYEYEKLISQRLTELGWDSYATSGSGDQGADVLAEKYGVSMVVQCKMYSKPVGNKAVQEVSSARDYYEKDLALVVTNNDFTKSARQLADSQQVYLLHDSQIEEFDSLLFAEEQ